One genomic window of Hemiscyllium ocellatum isolate sHemOce1 chromosome 25, sHemOce1.pat.X.cur, whole genome shotgun sequence includes the following:
- the cbx2 gene encoding chromobox protein homolog 2 produces MEELSAVGEQVFAAECILRKRLRKGKLEYLVKWRGWSSKHNSWEPEENILDPRLLLAFQRSQQERELQNRKRGKRPRGRPRKHVEQEAPLSSKSSSSSEEDEDEDDEEEEEDEEESDDQAQATLRSNERREEPERNPQKRIQTEICQTKTDLKDTGKKKRTSKVICTELRKNIKIKPGKTLKTSGNDTSGDSGTDESSKEKLEKTEGLLSENNNVSEKSTLESVSSGVLNQSIFNSAKSSNPRAALQAANRTGAGQHSSSVHSVSTMTLNKTASEMQPGNTTLINPQGMNEKNKIGLIKNPGNAKNAELCKSDCDSKGLNISGPLKSNSGVCNSSNSGSNSQSANGQCTGTLGWNLPTPNSQNTNSGLNSHVLNLQSTNKTGLSSKSGTSPSGLTSKNISSLSFVISRSVGTAGLCSTELNTHVSNKVLNSQAGNSQALCESSGKDSIEKENQIKADKETTNTAIHHSDNQIHDIDKKDVSSEISKQNSNMPTELSTGEETMSSDSDHDSSFSSIPNPSISVQTNQDWKPTRSLIEHVFVTDVTANLVTVTVKESPTSVGFFNIRHY; encoded by the exons ATGGAGGAGCTGAGCGCTGTGGGAGAGCAAGTTTTCGCAGCGGAATGTATTCTGAGGAAAAGGCTGAGGAAG GGGAAGCTGGAGTACTTGGTGAAGTGGAGAGGATGGTCTTCCAA ACATAATAGCTGGGAGCCAGAAGAAAATATTCTTGATCCCCGGCTCCTGCTAGCTTTTCAAAGAAG CCAACAAGAGAGAGAACTGCAGAATCGGAAACGAGGCAAGAGGCCTAGGGGCAGACCAAGAAAACATGTG GAACAAGAAGCTCCCCTTTCTTCAAAATCAAGTAGCTCTTCTGAagaggatgaggatgaggatgatgaggaagaggaggaggacgAAGAGGAAAGTGATGATCAGGCACAGGCCACACTTCGGAGCAATGAACGGCGAGAAGAACCTGAACGTAACCCTCAAAAACGAATCCAAACAGAAATCTGCCAAACTAAAACAGATCTGAAGGACACTGGCAAAAAGAAACGGACCAGCAAAGTAATTTGCACTGAACTTCGGAAGAACATAAAAATTAAACCAGGAAAGACTTtgaaaacatctggaaatgataCAAGTGGTGACTCTGGAACAGATGAATCGTCAAAAGAGAAACTAGAAAAAACGGAGGGACTTTTGAGTGAGAATAACAATGTCTCAGAAAAGAGCACTTTGGAATCTGTATCTAGTGGGGTGTTGAATCAGAGCATTTTTAATTCTGCAAAATCCAGTAATCCCAGGGCAGCCTTGCAAGCAGCAAACCGTACAGGAGCAGGCCAGCATTCATCGAGCGTACATTCTGTCAGCACAATGACACTGAATAAGACTGCTTCTGAAATGCAGCCTGGGAATACAACACTGATAAATCCACAAGgaatgaatgagaaaaataaGATTGGTTTAATTAAGAATCCAGGAAATGCTAAAAATGCAGAGTTGTGCAAATCAGATTGTGACTCAAAGGGCTTGAACATTTCTGGACCATTGAAGTCCAATTCTGGTGTTTGTAATTCATCTAATTCAGGATCAAATTCCCAGAGTGCAAATGGTCAATGTACTGGTACCCTTGGATGGAATTTACCAACCCCAAACTCTCAGAACACTAATTCAGGATTAAATTCACATGTCTTAAATCTACAAAGTACCAACAAAACAGGACTGAGTTCAAAAAGTGGAACTAGTCCATCGGGTTTGACTTCAAAAAACATCAGTAGTTTGTCATTTGTGATCTCTAGAAGTGTTGGAACTGCAGGACTGTGTTCAACTGAATTGAACACTCATGTTTCTAATAAAGTATTAAATTCACAGGCTGGCAATAGTCAGGCATTGTGTGAGAGCAGTGGAAAGGATAGCATTGAGAAGGAGAATCAGATTAAAGCAGATAAGGAGACTACAAACACTGCAATTCATCATTCTGACAACCAAATTCATGATATTGACAAAAAGGATGTTTCATCTGAGATATCTAAACAAAACAGCAACATGCCAACAGAGCTGAGCACAGGTGAGGAGACGATGAGTTCGGATTCTGATCATGACTCTTCATTTTCGAGCATTCCAAACCCATCCATTTCAGTACAGACAAACCAAGACTGGAAACCCACTCGCAGTCTGATCGAGCATGTGTTTGTCACTGATGTAACCGCCAACTTGGtcacagtaacagtgaaggagagTCCAACTAGTGTTGGCTTTTTCAACATTCGACATTATTAG